One window of Bacteroidota bacterium genomic DNA carries:
- the asd gene encoding aspartate-semialdehyde dehydrogenase, translating to MIRVGILGATGAVGQRFVQLLDGHPYFRVTALAASARSAGKPYAEAAHWTLDTPMPKLVRNLVVQPCTPELDCDFVFSGLDSSVAGDVEAAFARAGYPVISNAKNYRMHADVPLLIPEVNPDHTALIDRQQWGGEKTTGALRDDGYIVTNPNCSVVGLVCALKPLHDAFGIEALHVVTMQALSGAGYPGVASLDAVANVVPFIGGEELKLGEEPGKLLGQLTTEGVEHVEIRTSATCTRVPVVDGHMEAVSVKFRSKASAGEAIEAMRAFVSPIDHLALPSSPDRLLHVFDEDAYPQPRRHVHREGGMQVSVGRVRDCELFDVKFVVLSHNTIRGAAGGAILNAELLRTEQRLGALGKRVAVL from the coding sequence ATGATTCGAGTCGGCATTTTGGGCGCGACCGGCGCCGTCGGTCAGCGCTTTGTCCAACTCCTCGACGGCCACCCGTATTTCCGCGTCACCGCGCTGGCCGCAAGTGCGCGCTCGGCGGGCAAGCCCTACGCCGAAGCGGCGCACTGGACGCTCGACACACCAATGCCCAAGCTTGTCCGCAACCTCGTCGTGCAGCCGTGCACACCGGAGCTCGACTGCGATTTCGTCTTCAGCGGGCTGGACTCGTCCGTGGCGGGCGATGTGGAGGCAGCCTTTGCGCGAGCGGGCTATCCGGTCATCTCGAACGCGAAGAACTACCGCATGCACGCCGACGTGCCGCTGCTCATCCCGGAGGTCAACCCCGACCACACGGCGCTGATCGACCGGCAACAGTGGGGGGGTGAGAAAACCACGGGCGCGCTACGCGACGACGGCTACATCGTCACGAACCCCAACTGCTCAGTTGTCGGGCTCGTCTGCGCGCTCAAGCCCCTGCACGACGCCTTCGGCATCGAGGCGCTGCACGTGGTGACAATGCAGGCGCTCAGCGGCGCAGGCTACCCAGGCGTGGCGTCCCTCGACGCCGTCGCCAACGTGGTGCCCTTCATCGGCGGGGAAGAGCTGAAGCTCGGCGAAGAGCCAGGCAAACTGCTCGGGCAGCTCACCACTGAGGGTGTCGAGCACGTCGAAATTCGCACCTCGGCGACGTGCACGCGGGTGCCGGTCGTGGACGGCCACATGGAGGCGGTGTCGGTGAAGTTCCGGTCGAAGGCGAGCGCAGGTGAGGCCATCGAGGCGATGCGCGCCTTCGTCTCGCCCATTGACCACCTGGCACTGCCGTCCTCTCCGGATCGGCTCCTCCACGTCTTCGACGAGGACGCCTACCCGCAGCCGCGCCGCCACGTGCACCGCGAGGGCGGGATGCAGGTCTCCGTCGGTCGCGTTCGCGACTGTGAGCTGTTCGACGTCAAGTTTGTCGTGCTCTCGCACAACACGATTCGCGGTGCAGCAGGCGGGGCAATTCTCAACGCCGAACTCCTCCGCACCGAGCAACGCTTGGGCGCTCTGGGAAAACGCGTCGCAGTACTGTGA
- a CDS encoding GNAT family N-acetyltransferase, translating to MSGPEKAPPVAIRPVERGDLVPVLRLWAYLDALQSDLDPVLATVEDAEALWTAEFNSMLDDPGVLALVATIEREVVGLVTAHVAEPRPLYQPDLFVFVDEIVVDPAWRQRGVAKRLVEQVQAWAHGLGIARVEARVVAAGEAARAFWRSVGGEAVAVTMRLSAKPGAAANA from the coding sequence GTGAGCGGCCCGGAGAAGGCTCCACCGGTCGCCATCCGGCCTGTCGAGCGCGGCGACCTCGTGCCGGTGCTTCGGCTGTGGGCGTATCTCGACGCCCTCCAGTCAGACCTCGACCCAGTCCTAGCCACTGTCGAAGACGCCGAGGCCTTGTGGACCGCCGAGTTCAACAGCATGCTCGATGACCCTGGCGTTCTCGCGCTTGTGGCGACCATCGAGCGCGAAGTCGTCGGTCTTGTGACTGCGCACGTCGCTGAGCCTCGGCCGCTTTATCAGCCAGATCTGTTCGTCTTCGTTGATGAAATCGTAGTAGACCCGGCGTGGCGACAGCGGGGAGTGGCGAAGCGGTTGGTCGAGCAGGTGCAGGCCTGGGCACACGGCCTCGGCATCGCACGGGTCGAGGCGCGTGTGGTGGCAGCCGGCGAAGCCGCACGGGCGTTTTGGCGGAGCGTTGGCGGTGAGGCCGTGGCAGTGACGATGCGGCTCAGCGCGAAACCTGGAGCAGCTGCTAACGCCTGA
- a CDS encoding tetratricopeptide repeat protein has translation MSDPQVRAQREHYKASQAYEEAVRLLELGHGDASTAQLDRAIQHLDRAIELMPFDSSCRYDRGLAQQRRGRHRAAIADYSQALHLDGPDADTFNNRGLAFAAVQDYEQAIHDFTAAMRVAPNDAKLYFNRGNAFGDNGRPFEAVADYGIAIGLAPTYAEAHFNRALALLAIGNYADALPDVNRSIDLDPSDADAYTLRGEIFAYLGVSERAETDRATARDLARIAS, from the coding sequence ATGTCTGATCCCCAGGTTCGCGCTCAACGCGAACACTACAAGGCCAGCCAGGCCTATGAAGAGGCCGTGCGCCTTCTCGAACTCGGTCACGGCGACGCTAGCACCGCCCAACTCGACCGCGCGATCCAGCACCTCGACCGCGCCATCGAGCTGATGCCGTTCGATTCAAGCTGTCGCTACGACCGAGGCCTCGCCCAGCAGCGCCGCGGACGCCACCGCGCGGCCATCGCCGACTACTCGCAGGCGCTCCACCTCGACGGCCCGGACGCGGACACGTTCAACAACCGCGGCCTCGCCTTTGCCGCCGTGCAGGACTACGAGCAGGCCATCCACGACTTCACGGCTGCGATGAGGGTCGCGCCGAATGATGCCAAGCTCTACTTCAACCGGGGCAACGCCTTTGGCGACAACGGACGCCCGTTCGAGGCTGTCGCCGACTACGGCATCGCCATCGGGCTTGCGCCCACCTACGCCGAGGCACACTTCAACCGGGCACTGGCGCTCCTCGCCATCGGCAACTATGCCGACGCGCTCCCCGATGTCAACCGCAGCATTGACCTCGACCCGTCGGATGCGGACGCGTACACGCTGCGCGGTGAAATCTTCGCCTACCTCGGTGTGAGCGAGCGGGCCGAGACAGACCGCGCCACAGCCCGGGACTTAGCGCGCATCGCGTCCTAG
- a CDS encoding P-loop NTPase, producing MSNPNDPAGYPTRDGSRERLARELRALQDDRPVVPEVRNVEPADPVHQADGYGGGYDPYVPHDPSEIRLDAPGDGGEPRAASQALAPSTRQQDARGARRTAVATRPAEGLVPVPLSDPGASPLFPNIAPPRKLEARRSAQEKNDILRRGWKLILGITVFVVALTAGALLYMGPQYDSYAILLVNTPDPNEVQTEIMGRFVDTPGGVESTRRVLNQAIILQQSPVIAERTAERLLALANERTTTFPILGTLGDQPLDERALGALIQRSYVSVEPAGLDVDAVRVSAKGGTAEEAHLLAQFYMEEYQRRSRETSREYIERTRSFLADQRDQREAELATLEDELSSYRRQRGAVDLGAQAQQLIQQVASLEAQLDRARVNVSMREQSLRALEQELAELQPRLTQRIASGVQGELRETEAQITELERVLNNIYVQQPMLRSNPSLNPDVARYEAQLTGLRARRAQLSEQFVDEVVQAGGVDPTSQTGEVYVTSLNQRISQERVALEGARAEVSSLRQRLSEEQGQLLSIPGRARDVAGLERARAAAEQSYQYLEGRLNEAEVAAESEFGVTQVVREPQVPLKPSRPNWPVTLPMALVLGLVLGLGAAFARYRTDTTVYAPSDLAEYGFSVLGVVPQVKGVKGQQSGVNPALVTLTDPFAPSAESYRHLQASLYARLGTEAGGTSSIVVTSPEVGSGKSVTAINLAISAAQAGLRTLIVDADLRRPSVHDYLGLGPNPPAGSQGAGMNMVYWNTSVRNLFALTVREPVDSPEQLWSGEEVYRLIDRLSGTFDLIIFDAPPALVAADASFFAVHTDAAVLVASAGDTSGEALTQTAAELSGAGGYIAGVVLNRFDPKLAAGYKKTFGYRYTTSYK from the coding sequence ATGTCGAACCCGAACGATCCTGCTGGCTACCCCACCCGCGATGGCTCGCGCGAGCGACTTGCGCGCGAACTCCGTGCGCTTCAGGACGATCGTCCCGTCGTTCCAGAGGTCCGCAACGTCGAGCCTGCGGACCCCGTCCACCAGGCCGATGGCTATGGCGGCGGTTACGACCCCTACGTTCCGCATGATCCTAGCGAAATCCGCCTGGATGCCCCTGGAGACGGCGGCGAGCCTCGGGCGGCGTCGCAAGCGCTTGCCCCGAGTACGCGCCAGCAGGACGCGCGGGGGGCACGCCGCACCGCCGTGGCAACGCGACCCGCCGAGGGCTTGGTGCCGGTGCCGCTGAGCGATCCGGGTGCGAGCCCGCTCTTCCCGAACATCGCACCCCCTCGGAAGCTTGAGGCGCGCCGGTCCGCCCAGGAAAAGAACGATATCCTCAGGCGCGGCTGGAAGTTGATTCTCGGGATCACGGTATTTGTCGTGGCGCTGACGGCAGGTGCGCTCCTGTACATGGGGCCGCAGTACGACTCGTACGCCATCCTATTGGTCAACACGCCCGACCCGAATGAGGTGCAGACCGAGATCATGGGGCGGTTCGTGGACACGCCGGGTGGCGTTGAGAGCACCCGACGCGTGCTCAACCAGGCCATCATCCTACAGCAGTCTCCCGTGATTGCCGAGCGGACGGCCGAGCGCTTACTGGCGCTCGCCAACGAGCGCACCACCACGTTCCCCATCCTCGGTACCCTCGGCGACCAGCCGCTCGACGAGCGAGCTTTGGGCGCGCTCATCCAACGTAGCTACGTGAGCGTCGAGCCCGCGGGCCTCGACGTCGACGCTGTGCGCGTCTCGGCAAAGGGCGGGACGGCGGAGGAAGCGCACCTCCTGGCCCAGTTCTACATGGAGGAATACCAGCGTCGTTCGCGTGAGACGAGCCGCGAATACATCGAGCGCACGCGGTCCTTTCTCGCCGACCAGCGCGACCAGCGGGAGGCCGAACTGGCCACGCTTGAAGACGAACTCAGCAGCTACCGCCGCCAGCGTGGCGCTGTAGACCTTGGCGCCCAGGCTCAGCAGTTGATCCAGCAGGTGGCCTCGCTCGAAGCGCAACTCGACCGGGCGCGCGTCAACGTGTCGATGCGGGAACAGTCGCTCCGCGCGTTGGAGCAGGAACTTGCCGAGTTGCAGCCGCGCCTGACGCAGCGCATCGCCTCGGGCGTGCAGGGCGAACTGCGCGAGACAGAGGCGCAAATCACGGAGTTGGAGCGCGTCCTCAACAACATCTACGTGCAGCAGCCGATGCTGCGCTCGAATCCGTCGCTCAACCCGGACGTCGCGCGCTACGAGGCGCAGCTCACGGGCCTGCGGGCACGCCGTGCGCAGCTCTCGGAGCAGTTCGTCGACGAAGTCGTCCAGGCGGGCGGTGTCGATCCGACGTCCCAAACCGGCGAGGTCTATGTCACGAGCCTCAACCAGCGCATTAGCCAGGAGCGCGTCGCTCTCGAAGGGGCGCGTGCCGAGGTGTCCTCGCTGCGTCAGCGCCTCAGCGAAGAGCAGGGGCAGCTTCTCAGCATCCCAGGCCGTGCCCGGGACGTGGCCGGGTTGGAGCGCGCTCGCGCCGCTGCCGAGCAGAGCTACCAGTACCTCGAAGGGCGTCTCAACGAGGCCGAAGTTGCCGCGGAGTCGGAGTTTGGCGTGACGCAGGTGGTGCGTGAGCCGCAAGTGCCGCTCAAGCCATCGCGCCCGAACTGGCCGGTGACGCTGCCGATGGCGCTCGTGCTCGGTCTCGTGCTAGGCCTCGGCGCGGCGTTTGCCCGCTATCGCACCGACACGACGGTCTATGCGCCCAGCGACCTCGCTGAGTATGGCTTCTCGGTCCTCGGGGTAGTGCCTCAAGTGAAGGGCGTCAAGGGACAGCAGAGCGGCGTCAACCCAGCGCTCGTCACACTGACTGACCCCTTCGCGCCGTCGGCGGAGTCCTACCGCCACCTCCAAGCCTCACTCTATGCCCGCCTCGGCACCGAGGCTGGCGGTACGAGCTCGATCGTCGTGACGAGCCCCGAGGTGGGCTCCGGTAAGTCGGTGACGGCGATCAACCTCGCCATCTCAGCCGCGCAGGCGGGCCTCCGGACGCTCATCGTCGACGCGGACCTGCGCCGTCCGTCCGTGCACGACTACCTCGGGCTCGGGCCGAACCCGCCCGCTGGCTCGCAGGGTGCGGGTATGAACATGGTCTACTGGAACACGAGCGTGCGCAACCTCTTCGCGCTCACGGTCCGGGAGCCCGTGGATAGCCCCGAGCAGCTCTGGAGTGGGGAGGAGGTCTATCGCCTCATCGACCGCTTGAGCGGCACCTTCGACCTCATCATCTTCGACGCCCCGCCAGCCCTCGTTGCTGCCGATGCATCGTTCTTCGCTGTCCACACCGACGCCGCGGTGCTTGTGGCTTCGGCAGGAGACACGTCGGGTGAAGCACTCACGCAGACGGCGGCCGAGCTCAGTGGTGCGGGCGGGTACATCGCAGGTGTGGTGCTCAACCGCTTCGATCCGAAGCTCGCCGCTGGGTACAAGAAGACCTTTGGCTACCGCTACACGACGTCGTACAAGTAG
- a CDS encoding SLBB domain-containing protein, translating to MTYSIRLFAVVAAFALFSSGAMAQQTPPGSLPPQTTPEQRYPQGAPVPVPAQTSPAQGGTADTGQYGRVERTNSNVRNYFFFTQPGEPTIQVYVVGAVVNPGLYEVGPGMDLGRLLALSGGPQLATQQAERRRKTTVKLFRPTSGNRPIFEEDLNDSFTDTRSYPLLREGDTLLVETIEKQRYGWRDLLAVGGALGGIAFFIDAIRGN from the coding sequence ATGACCTACTCCATCCGCCTCTTTGCCGTAGTGGCAGCGTTCGCCTTGTTCAGCAGCGGGGCGATGGCGCAGCAGACGCCGCCGGGCAGCCTCCCGCCGCAGACGACGCCCGAGCAGCGCTATCCGCAGGGGGCACCGGTGCCGGTACCGGCGCAGACGAGTCCGGCGCAGGGCGGTACGGCCGATACGGGCCAGTATGGTCGCGTGGAACGTACCAACTCGAACGTGCGCAACTACTTCTTCTTCACGCAGCCTGGCGAGCCCACCATCCAGGTCTACGTGGTTGGCGCCGTGGTGAATCCTGGGCTCTACGAAGTGGGACCCGGCATGGACCTGGGGCGCCTGCTTGCGCTGTCGGGCGGCCCACAGTTGGCCACGCAGCAGGCCGAGCGCCGGCGGAAGACCACCGTGAAGCTCTTCCGGCCAACTTCGGGCAATCGTCCCATCTTCGAGGAGGACTTGAACGACTCCTTCACCGACACACGCTCCTACCCGCTGCTCCGGGAGGGCGACACGCTCTTGGTCGAAACGATCGAGAAGCAGCGGTATGGCTGGCGCGACCTCCTGGCTGTAGGCGGGGCCTTGGGCGGGATCGCCTTCTTCATCGATGCGATCCGAGGCAACTAA
- a CDS encoding O-antigen ligase family protein produces the protein MSHQPPASSSSLRVTRAAAQHAHFARVAAHRKPGQSLADRYLVLLCFTLIGLALFARGFAYWGVPPLFISELTLVLGVAAMMAGGALRPLFTLPVVWVLVAYIALAGVRTLPNLGLYGIDAPRDFMQVGYAAFAFVAGSLVLAQPERLKVLLRRYQGFVVVMLTTVWIVYIAFKFGFDSLPNLPWTDNAKIFEAKGGDLMVHLAGITAFLLLGMRKVPIWLAVALVINFLLIVVSNRGGMVAYFLAVGFVLILRPGTFQRGQISRFAYVGILCIILGLFLGPVGSKIHGGTRAVSVEQLFENIKSIVGKSDSATLQGTVSWRLEWWEEIYNYTVLGPYFMTGKGFGPNLAKEDGFLVERTLRSPHNGHMTILARMGVPGAALWVVLNLMWFFSMLAVWWKARAFGKPRWMAVSAFLITYFIATNINASFDVYFEGPMGGVWYWTVFGLGLAVMWLFRHQPSLLDDDARLTVRGSAVGTTVPPADVTHAHAPAAPVVRAGAPGTGAGGAQLLPTARRGGPGLPRRGPAAGGDGAYGRDVHGPQ, from the coding sequence ATGTCGCATCAACCACCCGCTTCGTCGTCCTCGCTCCGCGTCACTCGTGCGGCCGCGCAGCACGCCCATTTCGCGCGCGTGGCGGCGCACCGCAAGCCCGGCCAAAGCCTTGCCGATCGGTACCTCGTGCTGCTGTGCTTCACCCTCATCGGGCTCGCGCTCTTCGCACGGGGGTTCGCCTACTGGGGGGTGCCGCCCCTCTTCATCTCGGAGCTTACCCTGGTGTTGGGCGTGGCCGCGATGATGGCGGGGGGCGCGCTGCGGCCTCTGTTCACGCTGCCGGTCGTGTGGGTGCTTGTCGCCTACATCGCGCTGGCGGGGGTGCGCACGCTGCCGAATCTCGGGCTCTATGGCATCGACGCGCCTCGCGACTTTATGCAGGTCGGCTATGCGGCCTTCGCCTTCGTCGCAGGCTCGCTGGTGCTGGCGCAGCCGGAGCGGCTCAAGGTGTTGCTCCGGCGGTACCAAGGCTTCGTCGTGGTCATGCTCACCACGGTGTGGATCGTCTACATCGCGTTTAAGTTTGGCTTCGACTCGCTGCCCAACCTCCCGTGGACCGACAACGCCAAGATCTTCGAAGCCAAAGGCGGCGACCTGATGGTGCACCTGGCGGGCATCACGGCCTTCTTGTTGCTTGGCATGCGCAAGGTGCCGATCTGGTTGGCTGTAGCGCTCGTCATCAACTTTCTGCTCATCGTGGTGAGCAACCGGGGCGGCATGGTGGCCTACTTCCTCGCGGTCGGCTTCGTCCTGATCCTCCGGCCCGGTACCTTCCAGCGGGGGCAGATCTCTCGCTTTGCCTACGTCGGCATCCTGTGCATCATCCTCGGTCTGTTCCTCGGGCCGGTGGGGAGCAAGATCCACGGCGGGACGCGCGCAGTGTCGGTGGAGCAGCTCTTCGAGAACATCAAGAGCATCGTTGGCAAGAGCGACTCCGCCACGCTCCAGGGCACCGTCTCGTGGCGGCTAGAATGGTGGGAAGAGATCTACAACTACACCGTCCTCGGTCCCTACTTCATGACCGGGAAGGGCTTCGGGCCCAACCTCGCCAAAGAGGACGGTTTCCTCGTCGAGCGCACGCTGAGGAGTCCGCACAACGGACACATGACCATCCTCGCACGCATGGGCGTGCCGGGCGCCGCGCTGTGGGTCGTGCTCAACCTGATGTGGTTCTTCAGCATGCTCGCCGTTTGGTGGAAGGCCCGTGCGTTCGGGAAGCCGCGATGGATGGCCGTCTCTGCATTCTTGATCACCTATTTCATCGCAACCAACATCAACGCCTCCTTCGATGTCTACTTCGAAGGGCCCATGGGCGGTGTTTGGTACTGGACCGTGTTTGGTCTAGGTCTTGCGGTCATGTGGCTCTTCCGGCACCAGCCCTCCTTGCTCGATGACGACGCCCGCCTCACCGTCCGTGGCTCAGCCGTCGGTACGACCGTCCCGCCCGCCGATGTCACCCACGCCCATGCCCCCGCCGCGCCGGTCGTCCGAGCTGGGGCGCCCGGCACGGGTGCTGGTGGTGCACAACTTCTACCAACAGCCCGGCGGGGAGGACCAGGTCTTCCGCGCCGAGGTCCGGCTGCTGGAGGGGATGGGGCATACGGTCGAGACGTACACGGTCCACAATGA
- a CDS encoding glycosyltransferase family 4 protein: MHNFYQQPGGEDQVFRAEVRLLEGMGHTVETYTVHNDDVRDLSRAGLVARTVWSREAHDAIVRKVRKAEIDVVHFHNTLPLVSPAAYHAARKSGAAVVQSLHNYRLHCPGALYFRDGQVCELCLGKTFAWPGVRHGCYRGSKAATAAVATMTASHRVLGTWTRSIDRYIAMTDFAHAKFVEGGLPAEKLAMKPNFLADDPGAGAGEGGYALFVGRLSPEKGIDLILDAWTQHAPPMPLRIAGDGPRAEAVRAAADAHPSITWVGHQTREGVMQLMSDAALLVFSSECYEGGTPMTLIESMANGTPVVASDLGGTKSMVVEDVVGTRFAPGDPAALAAAVKRLAEDPAHLGALRKTARAQYDALYTSEANYLRLVEIYDAALATRRAA; this comes from the coding sequence GTGCACAACTTCTACCAACAGCCCGGCGGGGAGGACCAGGTCTTCCGCGCCGAGGTCCGGCTGCTGGAGGGGATGGGGCATACGGTCGAGACGTACACGGTCCACAATGACGACGTCCGCGATCTGAGCCGTGCCGGACTGGTTGCGCGAACGGTTTGGAGCCGCGAGGCACACGATGCCATCGTGCGAAAAGTCCGCAAGGCCGAGATCGACGTCGTCCACTTTCACAACACGCTCCCGCTCGTCTCGCCCGCGGCCTACCACGCGGCGCGCAAGTCTGGCGCGGCCGTCGTGCAATCGCTCCACAACTACCGGCTCCACTGCCCCGGGGCGCTCTACTTCCGCGACGGTCAGGTCTGCGAACTGTGCCTGGGCAAAACCTTTGCCTGGCCTGGTGTCCGCCACGGCTGCTACCGGGGGTCGAAAGCGGCGACCGCGGCCGTGGCTACCATGACGGCCTCGCACCGCGTGCTGGGAACCTGGACGCGCAGCATCGACCGCTACATCGCCATGACAGACTTCGCTCACGCGAAGTTTGTCGAGGGCGGGTTGCCGGCGGAGAAGCTCGCAATGAAGCCCAACTTTCTCGCCGACGATCCAGGCGCGGGTGCTGGCGAGGGCGGCTATGCGCTGTTTGTGGGACGCCTGTCGCCCGAGAAAGGCATTGACCTGATCCTCGACGCTTGGACGCAACATGCCCCACCGATGCCGCTGCGCATCGCTGGCGACGGCCCGCGCGCCGAGGCGGTGCGGGCTGCGGCGGACGCCCACCCGTCGATCACCTGGGTAGGCCACCAGACGCGCGAAGGGGTGATGCAACTGATGAGCGACGCGGCGTTGCTCGTCTTCTCCTCGGAGTGCTACGAAGGCGGCACGCCGATGACGCTCATCGAGTCGATGGCCAACGGAACGCCCGTGGTGGCGTCCGATCTCGGCGGTACGAAGTCGATGGTGGTGGAAGACGTAGTTGGGACCCGCTTTGCGCCCGGCGACCCGGCGGCGCTGGCGGCAGCTGTGAAACGCCTAGCCGAGGACCCGGCGCACCTCGGCGCGCTCCGGAAAACCGCCCGGGCTCAGTATGACGCGCTCTACACATCCGAGGCGAACTACCTCCGCCTGGTGGAGATCTACGACGCGGCCCTCGCCACCCGTCGCGCAGCGTGA
- a CDS encoding right-handed parallel beta-helix repeat-containing protein produces the protein MHQLRLLLTAGVVLVWSTTSACAEAPQATATSAMPVAAVEAANASTTNACPAGQVYDATERCQPAERVYAPNGRVFWVDQRHPTASDANPGTREAPWRSIGRATGRGVMRPGDAVLIRAGVYREFVRPQTGGTSEDERITYAAYPGDEVVISGAVLASDRWSRIGDVWVRPWTYGSMEHYSDEPVFRREMVVVDDAVMRAVPDRAALRPGSFWVDGASEDPRSIWARFPSDRAPASFRSIEVAVEPHLFAPLGSNYYAECGDADMPGWIRLAGVTFRHATNRAQWGVLCAGSVGGLVEDVTVEWTNGSGIDPGGRQHVFRRVRALDNGQIGWSGSCLDCLFEDCEASRNNWKGYDPFWEAGGGKWSHTQRSIFRRFRALDNDGPGLWLDIENYDNVIEGTYAEGNSIAGIMLEYETQRTLVQHNVVVETRWNAWSGAGLLSQAASENVIVHNTFAGNEGHGLWLRLDPDRRARDGRNVVVSNVMVGNGTRAPEAYEVQVRGGTQAEARSTRFFANVYSPHRAGEVQSFFFMPTGTEDWGGDYRGSDLATWQRYTGSDAEAKLVPVPDDLQPVARRWADLPVRLGTNLARPLPPGTPTTATVRPYPHAGANPAIVHSERQSTSD, from the coding sequence ATGCACCAGCTTCGACTGCTGCTCACCGCTGGCGTTGTGCTCGTCTGGAGCACGACGTCTGCGTGCGCCGAGGCGCCGCAAGCCACTGCCACGAGCGCGATGCCTGTGGCGGCAGTCGAGGCTGCGAATGCTTCCACGACAAACGCATGCCCTGCTGGGCAGGTGTACGACGCAACGGAGCGCTGTCAGCCAGCCGAGCGCGTCTACGCCCCCAACGGTCGGGTTTTCTGGGTCGATCAGCGCCACCCGACGGCCAGCGATGCCAACCCGGGGACCCGCGAGGCGCCGTGGCGCAGCATCGGGCGTGCCACCGGGCGCGGCGTCATGCGTCCCGGCGATGCCGTGCTGATCCGTGCGGGCGTCTACCGCGAGTTTGTCCGCCCCCAAACGGGCGGAACCAGCGAGGACGAGCGTATAACCTATGCCGCCTACCCTGGCGACGAGGTCGTGATATCAGGCGCGGTACTCGCCAGCGACCGATGGTCGCGGATCGGCGACGTGTGGGTGCGGCCGTGGACCTACGGGTCGATGGAGCACTACAGCGACGAGCCTGTTTTCCGCCGCGAAATGGTCGTTGTCGATGATGCGGTGATGCGCGCGGTGCCAGATCGGGCGGCATTGCGACCGGGCTCGTTCTGGGTCGACGGAGCCTCGGAGGACCCGCGATCGATCTGGGCGCGGTTTCCTAGTGACCGTGCGCCAGCGTCGTTCCGCAGCATCGAGGTGGCCGTCGAGCCGCACCTGTTTGCACCGCTCGGCAGTAACTACTACGCGGAGTGTGGGGACGCCGACATGCCCGGCTGGATTCGCCTTGCGGGCGTCACATTCCGTCACGCTACCAACCGAGCGCAGTGGGGCGTGCTCTGCGCTGGGAGCGTCGGCGGGCTGGTCGAGGACGTGACCGTTGAGTGGACAAACGGCAGCGGTATCGATCCGGGCGGGCGGCAGCATGTGTTTCGGCGGGTGCGCGCACTCGACAACGGGCAGATCGGCTGGTCGGGGAGCTGCCTCGATTGTCTGTTCGAGGACTGTGAGGCGTCGCGCAACAACTGGAAAGGCTACGACCCGTTCTGGGAGGCGGGCGGCGGCAAGTGGAGTCACACCCAGCGCAGCATCTTTCGCCGCTTCCGCGCGCTCGACAACGACGGTCCCGGACTTTGGCTCGACATCGAGAACTATGACAACGTGATCGAGGGGACGTACGCCGAGGGCAATAGCATAGCCGGCATCATGCTCGAATACGAGACGCAGCGCACGCTCGTTCAGCATAACGTGGTCGTCGAGACGCGCTGGAACGCCTGGAGCGGGGCCGGGCTGCTCTCGCAAGCGGCAAGCGAAAACGTGATCGTCCACAACACCTTTGCGGGCAACGAAGGTCACGGCCTCTGGCTCCGGCTCGACCCCGACCGCCGCGCGCGGGACGGTCGCAATGTGGTCGTGAGCAATGTGATGGTGGGAAACGGCACCCGTGCGCCTGAGGCCTACGAGGTGCAGGTGCGTGGAGGGACGCAGGCCGAGGCTCGCTCGACGCGCTTCTTTGCCAACGTATACAGCCCGCACCGGGCAGGGGAGGTGCAATCGTTCTTCTTCATGCCAACCGGCACTGAAGACTGGGGCGGCGACTACCGCGGCAGCGACCTTGCCACCTGGCAGCGCTACACCGGCTCCGACGCAGAGGCGAAGCTGGTGCCGGTGCCCGACGACCTCCAGCCCGTCGCGCGACGCTGGGCCGACCTCCCCGTGCGTCTGGGCACCAACCTCGCCCGTCCGCTTCCGCCTGGCACGCCCACGACGGCCACGGTCCGCCCCTACCCGCACGCAGGCGCAAACCCCGCCATCGTCCACTCCGAGCGACAGTCGACTAGCGATTAG